CGGCATTGGCGCGCTCGATCTCGCCGCCGATCTGGGTGAGCTCCTCCAGCGCCTCGCGCTCGGAATCCAGGGTTTCCAGCGAGGCGAGGCGCTCGGAGAGGCGCGTCAGCTGCTCGGAGGCGGAGGCGAGGCCCGGGCCGATCGCGCGCGCCGCCGGCAGGGCGAGGAGCGCCAGCGCGCGATAGGTCTCGATCTCCCACAGCGTCTGGGCGAGGCGCCCGGCCACCATGGGCGAGGGATGCTCGGCCACCAGGATATGGGTCGCGCCATCGGCATGCAGGCGGAAATCGGTGAAGACCATGGCCTCGCCGCCGGCGACCGCCGCGCCCGAGAGGCTGTCGCCCGCGAAGCCGCACAGCTCGGGCGCGGTGTCCACCAGGGTGATGTGCATGGCGGCGATGGCCTGGCCCGGCAGCGAGGCGAGCCATTCGGGCGGGAGTGCCGCCAGCGCCGGATTCTCGAAGGGCCGTGTGGGGTCCGCGCCATCGGCCACGAAGTTCCAGCCGGTGAACTCCGTGTGGCGCTCGAAGCGCAGGCGGAAGGCGCCGAAATCGGCCAGGAACCAGGGAGCGCCGGGGGCGGGCGGCTGCACGCCGTGGCGCGCGCAGAGGGCGGCCAGATGCGCTTCCTCCGCCGCGCGGTCGGGGGCCAGCATGGCGAGCCGCGAAAGCCGGGCCGGACCCTGGATCGGGATGGCGGGGCGGGCGTGCAGCTCGCCGACGAGGGATTCGCGGGCGGGGTGGGTGGGGAAATTCATGCCAGCTCTACCTAGGGTGTGAGGGGGCCCGGTGAAACCCTCGTCAGGCCCGGAAACTCGTGCCAATCATGCGGATATGGAAATCCGGAACATCACCGCGGCCGACATCCCGGCCCTGCTCGCGCTCAACAATGCCGAGGCGGAGCGGGTGAATGCCCTGACCGAGAGTGCGCTGGCAGGGCTGCTGAACTTCGCCTTCGCCGCGCGCATCACGACCGACGGCCAGGCCTTCCTGATCGCCTTCGACCACGCGACCCCGCCACAGGGGCCGAACCACGCCTGGTTCACCGCGCGGGAGAGCTACTTCGCCTATATCGACCGCGTGGTGGTCGCCCCCGGCGCGCGGGGCAAGGGCGTGGCACGCGCCCTCTATGACGACCTCGCGAAGATCGCCAAGGCGGAGATGACCAACCTGCTGGTCTGCGAGGTGAATCTCGACCCGCCCAATCCCGAGAGCATGGCCTTCCACGAGAAGCTGGGCTTCAAGGCCTGCGGCGAGGCGGTGGATCGGCGCAACGGCAAGCGCGTGCAATACATGCGCAAGCCGATCTGACCCCGATCCTCCGCACGGCACGGATCAGCAGATCAGGCGGTTGATCAGCGCCTCCGGCTCGCCCGCATCCGGGATGGCGCGGTCGAGCATGAGATGCGCGAGGCCGTGCACCATGCCCCAGCTCCGCAAGGCCGCGTCCAGCTCCCCCGCGCCGGCCTGCAGCGCGCCAAAGGCGGCCCGGGAGGCGGCGAGCAGGGGCGGATGCGCGCCCGCGCGCGCCAGCAGCGGGCCGAACATCAGCCGGAAGCGGCCCGGCCGGGCGAGGGCGAATCGCAGATAGGCGCGGCCACGCGCCACATGGGGCGGAACATCGCCCCGCGCGACGGCGGCGGCCATGGCCGCGCCGAAGGCCTCGAACCCACGCAGCGCGAGGGCGGCGAGCAGCGCCTCCTTGTCGGCGAAATGGCGATAGGCGGCGGTGGCGGAAACGCCGGCCATCCGCGCCGCTTCGCGCAGGCTGACGGCGCCGTCGCCGCCCTGGTCGAGCAGCGCATCGGCGGCGTCGAGCAGCGCCGCGCGCAGATCGCCGTGGTGATAGGGCTTGCTGGATGTTGACATCGCTCACATGGACCTTATGTTGACGATGCTAACATGACAGGGACCCGGACGCCATGCTCGTCATCCATCTCGCTTTCTCGCTGCTGGCGCTCGCCGCCATCCTGGCCATCCTGCTGCTGCCCAAGGGGCGCGGCGCGCATCGCTGGCTCGGGCGCCTGGCGGCCGCCGCGCTGGCGCTGAGCGCGCTCTCCTCCTTCGGGATCCAGGCGCGCGGGCATCTCTCCTGGCTGCATGTGCTCTCGGTGGTCACGCTGGTGAACCTGGCCTGGGCGGTCTGGGCGATCCGCCGGGGGCGCGTCGCGGTCCACCGGCGCGCCATGCTGGCGGGCGCCGGCGGGCTCTTCGTGGCGGGGCTCTTCGCCACCTTCGCGCCCGGCCGCTATCTCTACGGCGTGTTCTTCGGCTGAGCGCGCAGCTCCGCCACCTCGGCCCTGAGGGCACGCACCTCCTGCACCAGGGCGCGCAGATCCGCCCGGTCGGCGCTCTTCGCCGCCGCCTCGGCCGCCGCCTCGCCCGCGCCGCGGTCGTCACGCAAGGTCTGGATGCTCTCGACGATCACGCCGATGAAGAGGTTGAGCACGACGAAGGTCGAGATCACGATGAAGGGCATGAAGAAGACCAGCGCCCAGGGCTCGGCCTCCATCGCAGGCTTCACGATGTTCGCCCAGTCATCCAGCGTCATCAGCTGGAACAGGGTGAAGAGGCTGGCGCCCAGCGTGCCGAACTGCTCCTCCATCTCGGTGCCGAAGAGCTTCGTCGCCATGACGGCGAAGACGTAGAAGAGCAGCGCCATCAGCAGCACGATGCTGCCCATGCCGGGCAGCGCGCCCAGCATCGCCTCCACCACGTTCCTCAGGCTCGGCACCACCGAGATCAGGCGCAGCACCCGCAGCACGCGCAGCGCGCGCAGCACGGCGAGCGGGCCGCTGGCCGGCATCCAGGCGATGGCGACGACGATGAAGTCGAAGATGCCCCAGGGGTCGCGGAAGAAGCGGCCGCGGAAGGCATAGATGCGCAAGGCGAGCTCGAGCGTGAAGAGGTAGAGCAGCACGGCATCCACCGCATGCAGCAGGGTGCCGTAGCCCGCCATGATGCTGTCGCTGGTCTCGAGGCCGAGCGTCACCGCATTCAGCAGGATCAGCCCGATCACCACCCGCTGGAAGATCGGCGCCAGCACCAGCCGCGCCACGCGGGCGCGCAGGTCATCGCCGGTGTCGAGGGCGGTCAGGGCTTCCTGCATGTCCGAATCTCCATATTGCGGACATGCAATGGCCGCACAGGCAGCTGGGATCAAGCCCCGCGCGTGCGGTGATTCGGGGTCAGAAAGGCAGCGCCGGGTAACCGAAGAGCCAGGGATGGCCCACCAGCAGCGCGATCCAGGCCACCAGGCTGATGATCCAGACCAGGCGCGGGATCTCCGCCGGCACGAACCGGTTCCGCCCGGCCAGGATGGCGCCGAAGGGCAGGATGGAGGTGACGGGTTCGAGGCGCGCCCAGAGCGCCGGCTGCAGCGCGGCCAGCTTGCGGTCGATCGAGGGCATGCCCACCAGCGAGGTCACCAGGAAGGCGCCGAAGAAGAAGACGCCCGAGAGATTCCCCTTGGCGATCAGGTGAAGCGCCGCCCATCCGGCGAAGGACCAGAGCATGGGGTGGCGCGTGATGCGCTGGATGCCGCGCGGCCCCGTCTCGTCCAGCTTGCCGCCCACGGCCGTCGGGTTCGGCGTCGCCACCGAGGCGACGAAAAGCAGCATGATCGGCAGCATGAGCAGCGCCATCAGCCAGCGGTACCAGTCCGGCGCGTCCCAGAGCGGGATGTAGGGCGCCGCCTGCCAGGCCATGACGAGCAGCGTGATGCTCACCACCGAGATCAGCGAATAGCCGATGCGGAATCCCACCTCGCCCAGGGACTGAACGAGGCGCGCGCGGACCGCCGTGCCCGCGATGCCGACATGGACGCCCACCCAGAGGATCGCGGCGGCAAGAAGCAGGACCATCATGCGCCCGAGCATAGCCGCGCCGATGGGCGGCATGCCACGGGAAATCGCCTCAGCCGGCCGAGAGCGCCGCGAGATCCGCCCGCACCATCTCGGCCACCATGGCGGCGAGGCTGGTGGTGGGGCGCCAGCCCAGCTTCTCGGCCGCCTTGGTGGCGTCGCCGATCAGCAGGTCCACCTCGGCCGGGCGGAAGAAGGCGGGGTCCACGCGGACCAGCGTGCGGCCTGTGGCGCGGCAGCGGCCCACCTCGTCCACGCCGCTGCCCTCCCAGGCCAGTTCCACGCCCAGCTCGCGGAAGGCGAGGGTCGCGAAGTCGCGCACGCGATGCGTCTGGCCGGTGGCGAGGACGTAGTCATCGGCCTCGGGCTGCTGGACCATGCGCCACATGCCCTCGACGTAGTCGCGCGCATGGCCCCAGTCGCGCTGCGCCTCGAGGTTGCCCAGTGCCAGGTCACGCTGGCGGCCGAGATGGATGGCGGCGGCCGCGCGGGTGATCTTGCGGCTGACGAAGCCCTCGCCGCGGCGCGGGCTCTCATGGTTGAACAGGATGCCGTTGGAGGCGTGCATCCCGTAGCTCTCGCGGTAGTTCACCGTGATCCAGAAGCCGTAGAGCTTGGCCACGCCATAGGGCGAGCGCGGGTGGAAGGGCGTGAGTTCGTTCTGCGGCACGGCCCTGACCTTGCCGTAGAGCTCGCTGGTCGAGGCCTGGTAGAAGCGCGTCCGGCGCTCCAGGCCGAGCAGGCGGATCGCCTCCAGCAGGCGCAGCGTGCCGAGGCCGTCGGCATCGGCGGTGTATTCCGGCACCTCGAAGCTCACTGCCACGTCGCTCTGGGCGGCGAGGTTGTAGAGCTCGTCCGGCTGGCTGTCCTGGACGACGCGGATGAGGTTGCCGCCATCCGTCAGGTCGCCCTCATGCAGGATCAGGCGGCCCTCATTCGCGGGCGTGATCAGGTGGGCGATGCGCGCCCGGGCGGCCGTCCCGCCCCGGCGCAGCAGCCCATGGACCGTGTAGCCTTTCTCGATCAGGAGCTCGGCCAGATAGGAGCCATCCTGTCCGGTGATGCCGGTGATGAGTGCCGAGGGCATGCGGGGCCTTGTCGCGGTTTGCCGGGCAGCCATACAGCAAGCCGCGCCGCGCACCAATTCCGGCGCCTTGCCCTTTCCGGGCGCGGGGTCATCTCAGGATGGCCGACGGAAATTTCCATGGGGCCATGCGCGAAGCGGGCCGGAATATTGCGGTCGCCCGGGGCGCGGAGAGACGCCGCCCCCGACCAAGGACCATCCATCCATGACCGAGCTGCGCCACGCGGACGCGAAGAACGCCGTGCCCCCTCCCTTCGCCTCCCGCACCGATGGCCGGTGGCCGGCACGCTCCATGATCCGGCAGGGGGTGGCCGGGCTGATCCTGGGGGCAGCGCTGACCTTCGGCGCGGTGGCCTGGTCCCAGGGGGTGCTGGGCTTCCTCGCGCTGGTCACGGTGCTCGGCAGCCTCGGCTGGATCGGCCTCGGCGTGGTGCGGCGCGCCGCGGCGCGCCTGCGCTGAGGGGGCCCTGGGACGGGCGGCCATGAAAAAGGCGCCGGGGGTTGCCCCCCGGCGCCGGTCATCCCTGCCCGGGATGTGGGATCAGTGCTTGAAGTCCGCGGCGTTGGCCGAGCCGTCCGCGTTCTCCGAGAAGATGTCCCGCTTGTAGGTCTCGGGCACCATGAAGATGCCGATGACCACGGTCGCGAGCGCGATGATGATCGGGTACCAGAGGCCGGCATAGACGTCGCCGGTCTGGGCGATGATCGCGAAGGCCGTGGCCGGCATCAGGCCACCGAACCAGCCATTGCCGATGTGATAGGGCAGCGACATGGAGGTGTAGCGGATGCGCGTGGGGAAGAGTTCCACCAGCGCCGCCGCGATCGGGCCGTAGACCATGGTCACGTAGATCACCAGCAGC
This region of Sediminicoccus rosea genomic DNA includes:
- a CDS encoding DUF3422 family protein, with the translated sequence MNFPTHPARESLVGELHARPAIPIQGPARLSRLAMLAPDRAAEEAHLAALCARHGVQPPAPGAPWFLADFGAFRLRFERHTEFTGWNFVADGADPTRPFENPALAALPPEWLASLPGQAIAAMHITLVDTAPELCGFAGDSLSGAAVAGGEAMVFTDFRLHADGATHILVAEHPSPMVAGRLAQTLWEIETYRALALLALPAARAIGPGLASASEQLTRLSERLASLETLDSEREALEELTQIGGEIERANAATAERFSASAAYHRLVLRRLSELGETPLVGLPTLTRFLDRRMEPAMATVSATGARISALSVRTARLVDLLRARVAVTQEAQAEAQLATLAGTGRAQLRLQQTVEGLSVAGITYYLLTVLGYLLKPLPWETYGTKVETIIAVLVPLIAALVWLNLRKRRLESES
- a CDS encoding GNAT family N-acetyltransferase; the protein is MEIRNITAADIPALLALNNAEAERVNALTESALAGLLNFAFAARITTDGQAFLIAFDHATPPQGPNHAWFTARESYFAYIDRVVVAPGARGKGVARALYDDLAKIAKAEMTNLLVCEVNLDPPNPESMAFHEKLGFKACGEAVDRRNGKRVQYMRKPI
- a CDS encoding TetR/AcrR family transcriptional regulator, which gives rise to MSTSSKPYHHGDLRAALLDAADALLDQGGDGAVSLREAARMAGVSATAAYRHFADKEALLAALALRGFEAFGAAMAAAVARGDVPPHVARGRAYLRFALARPGRFRLMFGPLLARAGAHPPLLAASRAAFGALQAGAGELDAALRSWGMVHGLAHLMLDRAIPDAGEPEALINRLIC
- a CDS encoding DUF2306 domain-containing protein translates to MLVIHLAFSLLALAAILAILLLPKGRGAHRWLGRLAAAALALSALSSFGIQARGHLSWLHVLSVVTLVNLAWAVWAIRRGRVAVHRRAMLAGAGGLFVAGLFATFAPGRYLYGVFFG
- a CDS encoding ion transporter; this translates as MQEALTALDTGDDLRARVARLVLAPIFQRVVIGLILLNAVTLGLETSDSIMAGYGTLLHAVDAVLLYLFTLELALRIYAFRGRFFRDPWGIFDFIVVAIAWMPASGPLAVLRALRVLRVLRLISVVPSLRNVVEAMLGALPGMGSIVLLMALLFYVFAVMATKLFGTEMEEQFGTLGASLFTLFQLMTLDDWANIVKPAMEAEPWALVFFMPFIVISTFVVLNLFIGVIVESIQTLRDDRGAGEAAAEAAAKSADRADLRALVQEVRALRAEVAELRAQPKNTP
- a CDS encoding NnrU family protein, whose protein sequence is MVLLLAAAILWVGVHVGIAGTAVRARLVQSLGEVGFRIGYSLISVVSITLLVMAWQAAPYIPLWDAPDWYRWLMALLMLPIMLLFVASVATPNPTAVGGKLDETGPRGIQRITRHPMLWSFAGWAALHLIAKGNLSGVFFFGAFLVTSLVGMPSIDRKLAALQPALWARLEPVTSILPFGAILAGRNRFVPAEIPRLVWIISLVAWIALLVGHPWLFGYPALPF
- the gmd gene encoding GDP-mannose 4,6-dehydratase, translating into MPSALITGITGQDGSYLAELLIEKGYTVHGLLRRGGTAARARIAHLITPANEGRLILHEGDLTDGGNLIRVVQDSQPDELYNLAAQSDVAVSFEVPEYTADADGLGTLRLLEAIRLLGLERRTRFYQASTSELYGKVRAVPQNELTPFHPRSPYGVAKLYGFWITVNYRESYGMHASNGILFNHESPRRGEGFVSRKITRAAAAIHLGRQRDLALGNLEAQRDWGHARDYVEGMWRMVQQPEADDYVLATGQTHRVRDFATLAFRELGVELAWEGSGVDEVGRCRATGRTLVRVDPAFFRPAEVDLLIGDATKAAEKLGWRPTTSLAAMVAEMVRADLAALSAG